A stretch of Monomorium pharaonis isolate MP-MQ-018 chromosome 7, ASM1337386v2, whole genome shotgun sequence DNA encodes these proteins:
- the LOC105831453 gene encoding N-terminal kinase-like protein isoform X1 yields MWSFFSRDPAKDFPYDIGEPISGLENKSIWTIHRAKRKGTTTGEDVSVFVFDVKNGGEQQLDIARLAVKRLKTLRHPSILAYLDSLETDKMVYLATERVEPLYNRLTQKCNYKENESKKELYFSWGIFQITRALNFLNNDGNLRHNNVNLWTVFVNEESGEWKLGGVEYMTAIDTPYNFLPSMFQVYQLPEAKEGLKPATKCSVDMWGLGCLIWETYNGILNSSSQLKITNQIPKQITTVYRELTGANPEGRPNPADVIARCRSNGGFFKNNLVDALLFLEEIQMKERGEKGRFFSQLATQLDSFPDGVGRHKILPQLLAAFEFGDAGSAVLPPLLQLGSQLPDAEYQRRVVPCVVKLFASNDRATRLRLLQQLDRFVDHLQSATVNEAIFPQVARGFLDTNPAIREETIRSVVHLAPKLDYNNLNVETLRYFAKLQSKDEQGGIRTNTTVCLGKIAQHLHPQIRQKVLIGAFIRGTRDPFPPARIASILALAATQQYFLLQEVANRILPALCPLTTDMDKGVRDNAFRIIRGFLSKLETVSEDPGLRESMEADVNTATPSLSNAAATWAGWAVTAVTAKFYRSQSDTPKSSNAHSTSRILLNKPASLEQASSSQSSASTTATTSSATSMTSLDPDHEHDTQNTQNTNSDCDWDCWDADNWGDMEQQSIATPSVPLNPASSIPSSGHSSKANEQWTSLEEEPEEETTQGVQDKNDSSEVGWEDSEFQSFDDVQPLDQPSVPSGNNKYEEARRKREERKLARQRQMEAKRAVKLRVNPAAKKI; encoded by the exons ATGTGGTCTTTCTTTTCGAGAGATCCCGCCAAGGATTTCCCGTACGACATCGGGGAGCCTATCTCGGGCTTGGAGAACAAGAGTATTTGGACAATACACAGGGCCAAAAGAAAg GGTACCACAACAGGTGAGGATGTTTCGGTTTTTGTCTTTGATGTAAAAAATGGTGGGGAACAACAACTGGACATTGCCCGTTTGGCTGTGAAAAGACTCAAGACGCTTAGACATCCAAGTATACTTGCATATCTTGACAGTCTTGAG ACTGATAAAATGGTTTACTTAGCTACGGAGCGTGTGGAACCATTGTATAACCGCTTGAcacaaaaatgcaattacaaAGAGAATGAGTCTAAGAAGGAATTGTACTTCTCCTGGGGTATTTTTCAAATCACA AGGGCACTTAACTTCTTAAATAACGACGGGAATTTACGGCATAATAATGTCAATCTGTGGACAGTGTTTGTTAACGAAGAGAGCGGTGAATGGAAACTTGGTGGGGTTGAGTACATGACGGCTATAGACACGCCATACAATTTCTTACCCTCTATGTTTCAAGTATATCAACTACCAGAGGCTAAAGAAGGCCTAAAGCCTGCAACTAAATG cTCAGTTGACATGTGGGGACTTGGCTGTCTGATTTGGGAAACATACAATGGTATTCTCAACAGCTCTTCGcaacttaaaattacaaatcaa ATTCCGAAGCAAATAACGACAGTGTATCGAGAGCTAACGGGAGCTAATCCAGAGGGAAGACCAAATCCTGCAGATGTGATAGCGCGTTGTCGCAGTAATGGtggtttctttaaaaataatcttgttgATGCCCTTTTATTCCTGGAAGAAATCCAAATGAAGGAAAGAGGCGAGAAAGGGCGATTTTTCTCGCAATTGGCGACGCAGTTGGATTCGTTTCCCGACGGTGTTGGCCGGCACAAAATTCTGCCGCAATTACTAGCCGCTTTCGAGTTCGGAGACGCTGGAAGCGCTGTGTTACCGCCATTGCTGCAACTGGGCTCTCAATTACCTGACGCTGAGTACCAGCGTCGAGTGGTGCCCTGTGTTGTTAAATTATTCGCGTCGAACGATAGAGCGACGAGATTACGATTGCTGCAACAATTGGATCGATTCGTCGATCATTTGCAATCAGCTACAGTTAACGAAGCCATTTTTCCTCAG gTAGCAAGGGGCTTCCTTGACACAAATCCGGCAATCAGGGAAGAAACGATAAGATCGGTTGTACACTTAGCGCCAAAGTtagattataataatcttaatgTCGAGACTTTAAGATATTTTGCGAAACTTCAATCGAAAGACGAACAAGGCGGAATTCGCACAAATACTACAGTTTGCCTTGGAAAAATTGCTCAACATCTTCACCCTCAGATAAGGCAGAAA GTATTAATTGGTGCATTTATCCGTGGAACTCGCGATCCTTTTCCTCCAGCTAGAATTGCGAGTATATTAGCTCTGGCCGCAACGCAGCAATATTTCCTGCTGCAGGAAGTTGCTAATCGCATTTTACCGGCTCTGTGTCCACTTACCACGGACATGGACAAAGGTGTACGAGATAATGCATTCCGGATCATTCGAGGTTTTTTATCGAAACTTGAGACGGTTTCCGAAGATCCTGGTCTTCGCGAATCAATGG AGGCGGATGTGAATACTGCAACACCTAGTCTTAGCAATGCCGCAGCAACATGGGCCGGATGGGCCGTTACGGCCGTCACGGCGAAATTTTATCGCAGTCAATCAGACACGCCAAAATCGTCAAATGCTCATAGCACATCTAGAATCTTGTTAAATAAACCCGCTTCTTTAG aacaaGCCAGTAGTTCCCAGAGCAGCGCTAGTACTACTGCAACGACAAGCAGCGCGACAAGCATGACTTCCCTCGATCCCGACCACGAGCACGATACGCAAAACACTCAAAATACAAATTCCGATTGCGATTGGGATTGTTGGGATGCCGATAATTGGGGAGACATGGAGCAACAATCTATCGCTACACCATCGGTGCCATTGAATCCAGCCAGTAGTATACCATCATCCGGCCACTCTTCTAAGGCTAATGAACAGTGGACCAGCCTTGAAGAAGAACCG gAAGAAGAAACAACCCAAGGTGTTCAAGACAAAAATGATTCTTCCGAGGTAGGATGGGAAGATTCGGAGTTTCAGTCTTTCGATGATGTTCAACCTTTAGACCAACCAA GCGTTCCTAGTGGAAACAATAAGTACGAAGAAGcgagaaggaagagagaagaacGCAAATTAGCCAGGCAAAGGCAGATGGAGGCAAAACGTGCGGTGAAATTGCGAGTCAATCCAGCCGCGAAAAAGATTTAA
- the LOC105831453 gene encoding N-terminal kinase-like protein isoform X2: MVYLATERVEPLYNRLTQKCNYKENESKKELYFSWGIFQITRALNFLNNDGNLRHNNVNLWTVFVNEESGEWKLGGVEYMTAIDTPYNFLPSMFQVYQLPEAKEGLKPATKCSVDMWGLGCLIWETYNGILNSSSQLKITNQIPKQITTVYRELTGANPEGRPNPADVIARCRSNGGFFKNNLVDALLFLEEIQMKERGEKGRFFSQLATQLDSFPDGVGRHKILPQLLAAFEFGDAGSAVLPPLLQLGSQLPDAEYQRRVVPCVVKLFASNDRATRLRLLQQLDRFVDHLQSATVNEAIFPQVARGFLDTNPAIREETIRSVVHLAPKLDYNNLNVETLRYFAKLQSKDEQGGIRTNTTVCLGKIAQHLHPQIRQKVLIGAFIRGTRDPFPPARIASILALAATQQYFLLQEVANRILPALCPLTTDMDKGVRDNAFRIIRGFLSKLETVSEDPGLRESMEADVNTATPSLSNAAATWAGWAVTAVTAKFYRSQSDTPKSSNAHSTSRILLNKPASLEQASSSQSSASTTATTSSATSMTSLDPDHEHDTQNTQNTNSDCDWDCWDADNWGDMEQQSIATPSVPLNPASSIPSSGHSSKANEQWTSLEEEPEEETTQGVQDKNDSSEVGWEDSEFQSFDDVQPLDQPSVPSGNNKYEEARRKREERKLARQRQMEAKRAVKLRVNPAAKKI, encoded by the exons ATGGTTTACTTAGCTACGGAGCGTGTGGAACCATTGTATAACCGCTTGAcacaaaaatgcaattacaaAGAGAATGAGTCTAAGAAGGAATTGTACTTCTCCTGGGGTATTTTTCAAATCACA AGGGCACTTAACTTCTTAAATAACGACGGGAATTTACGGCATAATAATGTCAATCTGTGGACAGTGTTTGTTAACGAAGAGAGCGGTGAATGGAAACTTGGTGGGGTTGAGTACATGACGGCTATAGACACGCCATACAATTTCTTACCCTCTATGTTTCAAGTATATCAACTACCAGAGGCTAAAGAAGGCCTAAAGCCTGCAACTAAATG cTCAGTTGACATGTGGGGACTTGGCTGTCTGATTTGGGAAACATACAATGGTATTCTCAACAGCTCTTCGcaacttaaaattacaaatcaa ATTCCGAAGCAAATAACGACAGTGTATCGAGAGCTAACGGGAGCTAATCCAGAGGGAAGACCAAATCCTGCAGATGTGATAGCGCGTTGTCGCAGTAATGGtggtttctttaaaaataatcttgttgATGCCCTTTTATTCCTGGAAGAAATCCAAATGAAGGAAAGAGGCGAGAAAGGGCGATTTTTCTCGCAATTGGCGACGCAGTTGGATTCGTTTCCCGACGGTGTTGGCCGGCACAAAATTCTGCCGCAATTACTAGCCGCTTTCGAGTTCGGAGACGCTGGAAGCGCTGTGTTACCGCCATTGCTGCAACTGGGCTCTCAATTACCTGACGCTGAGTACCAGCGTCGAGTGGTGCCCTGTGTTGTTAAATTATTCGCGTCGAACGATAGAGCGACGAGATTACGATTGCTGCAACAATTGGATCGATTCGTCGATCATTTGCAATCAGCTACAGTTAACGAAGCCATTTTTCCTCAG gTAGCAAGGGGCTTCCTTGACACAAATCCGGCAATCAGGGAAGAAACGATAAGATCGGTTGTACACTTAGCGCCAAAGTtagattataataatcttaatgTCGAGACTTTAAGATATTTTGCGAAACTTCAATCGAAAGACGAACAAGGCGGAATTCGCACAAATACTACAGTTTGCCTTGGAAAAATTGCTCAACATCTTCACCCTCAGATAAGGCAGAAA GTATTAATTGGTGCATTTATCCGTGGAACTCGCGATCCTTTTCCTCCAGCTAGAATTGCGAGTATATTAGCTCTGGCCGCAACGCAGCAATATTTCCTGCTGCAGGAAGTTGCTAATCGCATTTTACCGGCTCTGTGTCCACTTACCACGGACATGGACAAAGGTGTACGAGATAATGCATTCCGGATCATTCGAGGTTTTTTATCGAAACTTGAGACGGTTTCCGAAGATCCTGGTCTTCGCGAATCAATGG AGGCGGATGTGAATACTGCAACACCTAGTCTTAGCAATGCCGCAGCAACATGGGCCGGATGGGCCGTTACGGCCGTCACGGCGAAATTTTATCGCAGTCAATCAGACACGCCAAAATCGTCAAATGCTCATAGCACATCTAGAATCTTGTTAAATAAACCCGCTTCTTTAG aacaaGCCAGTAGTTCCCAGAGCAGCGCTAGTACTACTGCAACGACAAGCAGCGCGACAAGCATGACTTCCCTCGATCCCGACCACGAGCACGATACGCAAAACACTCAAAATACAAATTCCGATTGCGATTGGGATTGTTGGGATGCCGATAATTGGGGAGACATGGAGCAACAATCTATCGCTACACCATCGGTGCCATTGAATCCAGCCAGTAGTATACCATCATCCGGCCACTCTTCTAAGGCTAATGAACAGTGGACCAGCCTTGAAGAAGAACCG gAAGAAGAAACAACCCAAGGTGTTCAAGACAAAAATGATTCTTCCGAGGTAGGATGGGAAGATTCGGAGTTTCAGTCTTTCGATGATGTTCAACCTTTAGACCAACCAA GCGTTCCTAGTGGAAACAATAAGTACGAAGAAGcgagaaggaagagagaagaacGCAAATTAGCCAGGCAAAGGCAGATGGAGGCAAAACGTGCGGTGAAATTGCGAGTCAATCCAGCCGCGAAAAAGATTTAA
- the LOC105831454 gene encoding putative OPA3-like protein CG13603 encodes MPVGVFPALKLGVLFVKQISKPLAKFLVSQAKNHPIFRTYIIIPPAQFYHWAEVKAKMYVMNLGKPTKVAKLNETMAIELGANLIGELIIFSVAGACVILEYNRQVLKEAKKEEVRQMQIQKFTDDIQSLYNTTLQQEAQIYYLQSAVNELARHAKHKLPELPVSLQISNSSNNSEHNRNKNSAEANTESESTPLIERAIVYYNKELKRDKSLS; translated from the exons ATGCCGGTCGGTGTATTTCCAGCCCTTAAATTGGGCGTGCTGTTTGTCAAGCAGATCAGTAAACCCCTAGCAAAATTTCTGGTCAGTCAAGCCAAGAATCATCCTATTTTCAGAACTTATATCATCATACCGCCAGCTCAAT tttatcaTTGGGCAGAAGTAAAAGCAAAGATGTATGTTATGAACCTTGGTAAGCCTACAAAAGTTGCCAAGTTGAATGAAACTATGGCGATTGAACTGGGTGCCAATCTTATTGGTGAGCTGATAATCTTTAGTGTAGCTGGAGCATGCGTGATATTGGAGTATAACAGGCAAGTCTTGAAAGAGGCAAAGAAAGAGGAAGTCCGTCAGATGCAAATACAGAAGTTCACAGACGACATTCAATCGTTATATAACACCACATTGCAACAGGAAGCCCAAATTTATTATCTGCAAAGCGCTGTCAATGAATTAGCAAGACATGCGAAACATAAATTACCCGAGTTGCCAGTTTCATTGCAAATAAGTAATAGCAGTAATAACTCtgaacacaatagaaacaaaaattcagCGGAAGCAAACACGGAAAGTGAGAGCACACCGTTGATAGAGCGTGCTATAGTGTATTATAACAAGGAATTGAAAAGAGATAAGTCGCTTAGCTAA